TTAGCCGCCAAGGCGGCGGCTCCCGGCATCACCAACCGACGTTAATTGCTTTGCATAAACAAGTCCAGCCCCAAAAGGAGTTACGAGACCCCGCCTCAGCGCAGGGCCTCGGCCACGGTACCGGCCAGCCGGGCGCACAAGGTATCGACCAGGGTCGCATCTTCGGCCTCGACCATGACCCGGGCCAGGGATTCGGTGCCGGAATAGCGAAGAAGCACCCTGCCCCGCCCGGCCAACAGCTTTTCGCACTCAATCACGGCCCGTTCGATGGCCGGTGCCTGGCTGAAAGGAATCTTGCGCTGCACCGGTACATTGACGAGCTTTTGCGGGAAAGGGGCCAGCAAGGTGGCCAGTTCGGAGAGCGGCTTGCCCTTGCGCACCATGATCTTCATGAGTTGCAAGGCGGCCAGGGTGCCGTCGCCGGTGGTGCTATGGTCTAAAAAGATCAGATGCCCGGACTGCTCCCCACCAAGGACCGCGCCATCGGCCCGCATGGCCTCGACCACGTAACGGTCGCCGACCGGGGTGCGCTTGAGTCTGCCGCCATGCTCGTCCATGAACACTTCCAGGGCCATGTTGCTCATGACCGTGGCCACCAGCAGGTTGCCCGGCAGGGCCTCGCGTTCGAGAAAATCCAGAGCGCAGATGGCCATGATCTGGTCGCCGTCGAGAATGCGGCCCTTTTCGTCGGAAACAATGACCCGGTCGGCGTCGCCGTCCAGGGCGATACCGATATCGGCCCCGGTCTCGACCACCATACGGCCCACCTGTTCGGGATAAAGCGAACCGACGCCCAGGTTGATGTTGGTGCCGTCCGGGTCCACGCCGATCTTGACCACCGTGGCCCCAAGCTCCTCGAAAACCTGGGGAGCCACCCGGAAGGCCGCGCCGTTGGCGCAATCAAGGACGATTTTCATTCCATCGAAACTGATGTCAAGCGGAATGGTTTTTTTCAGAAAGACGTTGTAGCGGCCGGTGCTGTCCTGGAGTTTGAAGGCTCGGCCCACGGCGTCGGGTT
The nucleotide sequence above comes from Desulfovibrio sp. TomC. Encoded proteins:
- the glmM gene encoding phosphoglucosamine mutase encodes the protein MEKKLFGTDGLRGRVNTYPMTPDVVMRLGLSAGLYFHNGGRRHKVLIGKDTRLSGYIYEYALAAGFCAAGMDVFLVGPLPTPAISFLTRDMRADVGVVISASHNPSCDNGIKFFDHMGFKLPDAAEAEIAASVEGCSHDWALPEPDAVGRAFKLQDSTGRYNVFLKKTIPLDISFDGMKIVLDCANGAAFRVAPQVFEELGATVVKIGVDPDGTNINLGVGSLYPEQVGRMVVETGADIGIALDGDADRVIVSDEKGRILDGDQIMAICALDFLEREALPGNLLVATVMSNMALEVFMDEHGGRLKRTPVGDRYVVEAMRADGAVLGGEQSGHLIFLDHSTTGDGTLAALQLMKIMVRKGKPLSELATLLAPFPQKLVNVPVQRKIPFSQAPAIERAVIECEKLLAGRGRVLLRYSGTESLARVMVEAEDATLVDTLCARLAGTVAEALR